One segment of Pyricularia oryzae 70-15 chromosome 3, whole genome shotgun sequence DNA contains the following:
- a CDS encoding general amino acid permease AGP3 yields the protein MSVRPRPEGLLEPRRPGGNGEYRKTTDAEDVTTAEPLSDGGYRDFSDIDPDSGVKRGLKTRHLSMMALAGIIGPGLLIGSGGALASGGPAALIIGFGVIGIVAFSIMQSLGELTTLYPTGGAFTSLSSRFVDKAFGVAVGWNYYIIWWAVLSNEYNVICSIFNLWGSQVPIWGYFLIFWSAFTAFQLLGVESFGEAEFWLALLKLIGLVAYFIFSLVYVGGGIPGAPALGSRYWHDPGAFANGFKGVATVFVFCSTFYAGVESVAVAATETKNPRTAIPLAIRQVFWRIVFVYMGSAIFFGLTCPWDADGLVSGENRALRSPMTVAIQNAGWQSGVHLINAFIFVTCLSAINSSIYIASRTILFMAQSQMAPKFLGWTDRRGVPIPAILFANACGSLSMMNISTGAATAYSYIVNLSGVSTFLVWGSISFTHIRFRTAWQAQGFDPQSLPFRSMLYPWNAYFGLGANVFLALVQGWSTLAPFDAPTFVDAYILIPLFAVIYVAYKFAFKTRFWRAEEIDLLSGRRRDLEEDREIQNRTPSGAPLSAWQRLWKNF from the exons GGCTGTTGGAGCCAAGGCGACCTGGAGGTAATGGCGAGTATCGCAAGACCACCGATGCAGAGGATGTCACCACCGCAGAGCCCCTTTCAGATGGCGGTTACCGCGACTTTTCCGACATCGATCCAGATAGCGGCGTCAAGCGCGGACTCAAGACGCGACATCTGAGTATGATGGCGCTGGCCGGTATCATCGGTCCGGGCTTGCTCATCGGCTCCGGAGGGGCGCTTGCAAGCGGAGGCCCCGCGGCGCTCATCATTGGGTTTGGAGTAATCGGAATAGTGGCTTTCAGCATTATGCAGTCACTGGGGGAGTTGACGACACTCTATCCCACCGGAGGCGCATTCACAAGCTTGTCGTCGCGGTTTGTGGACAAAGCTTTCGGCGTGGCTGTGGGATGGAATTATTATATCATCTGGTGGGCTGTTTTATCCAACGAGTATAATGTCATATGCAGTATATTCAATCTGTGGGGTTCTCAAGTTCCGATCTGGGGATATTTTCTCATATTTTGG TCTGCTTTCACTGCTTTCCAGCTGCTCGGAGTTGAATCCTTCGGTGAAGCCGAGTTCTGGCTTGCGCTTCTCAAGCTTATCGGTCTGGTGGCATACTTTATCTTTTCGCTGGTGTATGTGGGAGGCGGCATTCCAGGTGCGCCCGCTCTGGGATCTCGCTACTGGCATGACCCGGGTGCCTTTGCGAATGGGTTCAAGGGCGTCGCAACCGTCTTTGTCTTTTGCAGCACATTCTATGCCGGAGTGGAGTCGGTCGCAGTCGCCGCGACGGAGACCAAGAACCCGCGCACTGCGATCCCTCTGGCGATTCGACAAGTCTTTTGGCGAATCGTCTTTGTATACATGGGCAGCGCCATATTCTTTGGCCTGACATGTCCTTGGGATGCCGACGGACTCGTCAGCGGCGAAAACCGAGCCCTGCGTAGCCCAATGACGGTGGCGATACAAAATGCTGGATGGCAGAGCGGTGTGCACCTCATCAATGCTTTCATCTTTGTCACATGCCTGAGTGCCATCAACTCGAGCATCTACATTGCCAGCCGGACCATCCTGTTTATGGCCCAGAGCCAAATGGCCCCCAAGTTTCTGGGTTGGACAGACAGGCGCGGGGTGCCGATCCCTGCCATCTTGTTTGCCAATGCGTGTGGCTCCTTGTCTATGATGAACATTTCGACAGGAGCTGCAACGGCATATTCCTACATTGTCAATCTGAGTGGCGTCTCGACCTTCCTGGTCTGGGGCTCCATATCTTTCACCCATATCCGGTTCCGCACCGCCTGGCAGGCTCAAGGCTTTGATCCACAGTCACTGCCGTTTCGATCAATGCTGTATCCTTGGAATGCATACTTTGGTTTGGGGGCCAACGTCTTCTTGGCGTTGGTGCAAGGGTGGTCGACACTGGCACCATTCGATGCACCCACGTTCGTGGACGCATACATTCTGATCCCGCTGTTTGCGGTAATTTATGTTGCATACAAGTTTGCTTTCAAGACTCGATTCTGGAGGGCCGAAGAAATCGATCTCCTTTC